The genomic region TATTTTTCTGAATTATAATTTTCAAATTTGGCATCATTCCTTTGCTGGTAGATGGTAAACTCATCAGGATTGCCCGAGAGCTGCAGCAATTTCGAAAGGGTGGTGTCATAGCCGTACATGGCCTGCAAACGTTCAATACGGACCTGCGACAAAGCCAGTCTGGCATCCACTACTTCCGTGGAATTCGACATCTCATCATGAAATGCCTTTTCCCTGACCCTGACGTATTCTTTGGCCGATGTCAGTGCTGATTCAAGCTCCTGAAGCTGCTCGTGGTACATATTTAATTCTTCATAGAGTTTGTTTATGCCTGTTTCAATATCGTTTTGTGCCTTTTCTTCAATTTCTTCCACCTGTTGGCGTTTAAGGGCAGCTGATTTTATTTTGCGCGAGCGGGCAGTACCGTCAAAAAGAGTCCAGTTCAAGCCCACACCGGCCATCCAGTTTGGCGCGTATGGGGAAAGGTTTTTATCAACAAGTGTATAGCTCCCAATTGCGGCAACTGTTGGAAAATAATTTGATTTTTCGGCCTTATAGCCCTGTTCGGCCAATTGTTTTTTGGATTCAACCTGGCGAAGCAGCGGGTTCCTGTCTTTGGCCATGGCAATGAAATGGTCTTTGGGCTCAATGGCATCCAGGTAAAAAAGATTGGAAACCGGGATGATGGTAGAGTCGTTTTGCAGAGCCAGGGTGTTTACCAGTGCCTGGTTGAGAATGTCGGCTGTACGTTTGGCTTTGCTGTATTCGCGTTGTGCTTGGGCAAAATATACTTTGGCATGCAGGACATCTGCATTGGGGATAAGTCCCTGTTCCTCTATCTTGATGGCATCCTGAAGATGTTGATTCAGCCCATCCAGTACATCCTTTCTGACCAGAACAGCCTGCCGTGCAAGGCATAAGCCAAAGTAACGTTCGGCCAGTTCACTGATTAATTCACCTTCCTTCTGGCTCAGTACATCAGCAACATCCTTCTGCTCAATTTCAGCTGCCTTATTGGCCGCATTGATTTTCCCTCCGGTGAATATAGGCCATTGCACAGTAGCATTGACAGTGCCAAATTGTTTTTTCTGTATCATTTGGTTCCAGTCCTGTTTATCTATGGTTGTTAAAGCACTTCCCATAAATTGCCGGGTTTGTGCATCTGTCAAGGTTGGAACAACAGTCTGGGTGGCAGGATCGAGATTGGGATATCCGACATATGCGCCTGAATTATGTATTGCTGCAAGATATAAAGGTTCCAGTGCAGTTTTTACCGGACTCAGGTCCATCGTGATATCATCGGACATGAGCAGATAATTGGCGCTCAATCCTATTTTCGGAGAATGTAATCCTTTGGCTGCCTTGGCCTCCTGGTCCTTTTCTTCCTGCAGGTAACCAACTTCCTTAAGGACATGACTGTTCTGCCGTGTAATTTGCAAGGCCTGCTCAAAGCTAAGTTTTATGGATGCACTGTCTTTCTGCGCTTCTGCTTTAAATCCTGCAACCATCCAAAAGAACAAAATCATCCATACCATGGGATTTCTAGCTTTCATAATTGTCTCTTTTTAACGAATTAATACAAATTTTCAATACTCTAATTATTTCTTTCTCGCCCAGTTCGGAACGATTAAAAAAGTTTTTCAGTCTCATGTTGATGAATTGAATGGGGTAGGTGACTCCAAAAAGAAAAATCTCTTCTTCATCAATTTCTACCCTGATTTCTTTTGAGAAAAGTCCGGTTTCTTTAACCCTTTTACAAAGATTGAATATTCGTTCCCTTTGATTTTCCTGTATTTTGAAGTTATAATCGTTCATTAATACATACAGGAATTTTATTCGTTCGGGAAAGGTGTTGGCCAAACCAAATAAAGTGCGGATCATCTGTTCAAAGATGTCCCTTACGGAATAATGCTTATTGAGCAAATTCTCAAGGTTGTCCATCAGGCTGTTCAGATGAATAAACAAGAGGTCGTTCACCAATTCCGATTTGCTCTTATAGAAACGGTAAAGATAACCCTCGGCAACGCCTGCCCTGCCGGCAATTCCTGATATTGAAGCCCCCTCATAGCCCTTGGAAACAATCATTTCCATGGTAGCTTCCTTGATACGTTCTATTTTAGATTCATCAATTGTTCGTGACATAATTAAATTTTGAGTGAATACTCATTCATTTATGGGTGCAAATGTAAAAAAAGATATTATCCATTGATGTTAAAAAATTAAAAATATTTGAAAAAATTTAGCAAAGAAAACCATGGCACGAAGGGGTGAAGTGGTTTGAGATGGTTGGAAGTGGTTTGATATAGTTTGACGTAAAGCTTTTGTGGTTAAGTATTTTCTGCGTCTTTGTGTGAAATATTTTTCGCTAAGCTGCAAAGAAAACTGCTGAGTTTCCCTGAGATAAAATCTACAAAATCAAATTCTGTCCAACAAACAGGCAACCACGCTGAGAAAATACTGAGTTTCGTTGAGTAATCTCTAAAGATTTTTTTGCGTCTCTGCGCCTTTGCGTGAAAATGTATTGCTCGCAAAGACGCAAGGTCGCAAAGAATCAATACTTTAATAAAGCATTGGGTTTTGCTTTCGACTCCGCTCAGGCACCGACTATTGTATTGTCTGAAGCCAAATCTCAGCGTTTCTCATCTTAACTCAATGGCTCTCAGTGTAATGATATTCTCTTACGCTGAGTCACGCTCAGAAAATACTGAGGTTTTTCAATTTTTATCATAATTAATTGAACCATTTCTAACCATTTCGAACCCTCGAACAAACTCAAACTATTTTTTTCTCGGTGAATTCCGTGCCTGAGTGTTTATTGTATTTTTCACAAAGAAAACCGTATAGGTAC from Bacteroidota bacterium harbors:
- a CDS encoding TolC family protein, translating into MKARNPMVWMILFFWMVAGFKAEAQKDSASIKLSFEQALQITRQNSHVLKEVGYLQEEKDQEAKAAKGLHSPKIGLSANYLLMSDDITMDLSPVKTALEPLYLAAIHNSGAYVGYPNLDPATQTVVPTLTDAQTRQFMGSALTTIDKQDWNQMIQKKQFGTVNATVQWPIFTGGKINAANKAAEIEQKDVADVLSQKEGELISELAERYFGLCLARQAVLVRKDVLDGLNQHLQDAIKIEEQGLIPNADVLHAKVYFAQAQREYSKAKRTADILNQALVNTLALQNDSTIIPVSNLFYLDAIEPKDHFIAMAKDRNPLLRQVESKKQLAEQGYKAEKSNYFPTVAAIGSYTLVDKNLSPYAPNWMAGVGLNWTLFDGTARSRKIKSAALKRQQVEEIEEKAQNDIETGINKLYEELNMYHEQLQELESALTSAKEYVRVREKAFHDEMSNSTEVVDARLALSQVRIERLQAMYGYDTTLSKLLQLSGNPDEFTIYQQRNDAKFENYNSEK
- a CDS encoding TetR/AcrR family transcriptional regulator → MSRTIDESKIERIKEATMEMIVSKGYEGASISGIAGRAGVAEGYLYRFYKSKSELVNDLLFIHLNSLMDNLENLLNKHYSVRDIFEQMIRTLFGLANTFPERIKFLYVLMNDYNFKIQENQRERIFNLCKRVKETGLFSKEIRVEIDEEEIFLFGVTYPIQFINMRLKNFFNRSELGEKEIIRVLKICINSLKRDNYES